A window of Candidatus Hydrogenedentota bacterium genomic DNA:
GCCGCAACGCCCAGGGTAAGTCCAGCGCCATCGACGCGATCTGGGCCGCGCTGCAGGGGTCGGCGGCGTTGCGAAGCACGCCCGCACCCGTCCGTAAGGGGGCGGAGAAGGCGGAAATCCGGCTCGACCTCGGCAAGTATGTGGTCACCCGGAACTGGACGGCCACGGGGAACACCTATCTGACCGTCACCACCGGCGGCGAGTACAAGGCCAAACTCAATTCGCCGCAGAAACTGCTGGACAACCTCGTGGGCGACCTGTGCTTCGACCCGCTGGCGTTCACGCGGCTCGGCGACAAGGAGCAGGCAGCTATGGTCCTGTCCCTGCTCAAACTGGACCTCGGCGACCTGGACCGGCGGCGCGAGGACGCCTATGAGGAGCGAAAAGCGGTCAACCGGGACATCTCCCGCGCGAAGGCCGAACTCGACGGACTGCCCCGGACCGACGCAGACCTCCCGGAAGAGCCGGTTGACGTGAGCGCGCTCCTGTGGGTTGAACCTGGACAAGCTCTCCGAGCTTCCGGCCAACCTG
This region includes:
- a CDS encoding AAA family ATPase is translated as MKIIELHVENFKRLKAVTIRSGENNVVEISGRNAQGKSSAIDAIWAALQGSAALRSTPAPVRKGAEKAEIRLDLGKYVVTRNWTATGNTYLTVTTGGEYKAKLNSPQKLLDNLVGDLCFDPLAFTRLGDKEQAAMVLSLLKLDLGDLDRRREDAYEERKAVNRDISRAKAELDGLPRTDADLPEEPVDVSALLWVEPGQALRASGQPGEAHQCQARDHQAHARRERERLHQPAHRARRRRRRIRLGGAQRPGPVLTWTGSPSSSTRGSRNPTPSNP